The genomic segment TCACCATGTCCCCACAAATTACCTTTCTGTGCTAATTTCTTCACTTTGACATCATGGGGTCAATGAATTTTGTATAAAGTACTTAGAgcaatgcctggcatgtagtacgAATTCTATAGTATTAACTGTTCGTGTTGTCTAATTCTTAAGGTGTATATCCTTTTAGACTCCCTAGAAACAGAATCTCTAGGGAGATTCTAGTAACCTAGAGAGTTTAGAAGCCTGCTCTAGGCAGCCAACCCCTAGGCAGCCAACTCCACAGAGAACTTCTAGACTTATGAGGTTCCCTTTAGCCCTCATTCTCCACCAGCCTTATACCATGGGTGGGTGCCCCCAGTAGATGGCAAATTCCCTAAGCATGGTACTTGAGTTATCTTCATGGTAgcagtggtttcaaagtcccACTTCAATTTGTGGGAATCTTAGTTGAACACATTCCACCTAAATCCATATTTGAGCAGCTATACAGCTGAAAACCTATGGAGAAGTGAATTGTTCCTTTTATCCACCATCATGCTCAAATGTAGTTTCAAATGCTGACAAAGATGTGTCCCACACCCCTAGATAAAAGATACTTCTGCACATGTACCACTTGACATCATAGtgtttagtaaatatttgcttttttttaatttaaatatattgatCCTTTGTTCTTTCTGGACTTCCCTATTCTGGCCCGGTTCCCTTCCCACCCACTTGTGTTTGATCTAATCTCCTCCTGTTTGTGTGACAACACTCGGGTCTCCTCTGGCTCTTATCTGCTCTCCAGCAATGTATATCAGATCTTACATAGCAACTGACTGAAGCCAGAAGCCACATTTATACcctcaaaagattaaaatgcTTTGTAATCCATGATTAGCTCCTAATGTCTAATTAGATGGGAGAATGCCAACTGAAAGACCCAAGTtcagataaaaatgttttaagtactTATTGTTCATAGAGGGACTCTTAACTGTTATTCATCATGAGAATGAGGGGAAGACACACAGAAAGCCTTTTGTCAGGACTAGGATCAATCTTTACTAGGACTTTATAGATTTTCTTTATCATTGTAGTTGacttttgagcttcccaggtggcgctagtaataaggaatccacctgtcaatgcaggagacagaggagtcacaagtttgatccctgggtggggaaggtctcctggaggaggtcatggcaacccactctagtattcttacctggagaatccccatggacagaggagcctgatgggctacagtccatggggtcacagagttggacataactgaagtgacttagcaagcatgtaGTTGATTTGGGCATTTGTAGTAGGTAAGGGGTTTAAAATGCAGCTAGTGTCTGGAGGGAAGAGCAGTAACTCAAATGCAGAGCTTGATCAGAGCTTGATCTTATATCTTCAGCAAGATATAAGAGCCATGATAAAAGGGAAAATGACTGTCCCCAAGGAAATCCCTGTGCAAACTGAGAGGTCAAGATAAAGGATGTGCAGCAGGCTTACAGTCTCAAGACCAACTATTGGAGGATCCTGTGTATGGGAGGAATTTCTGGAAGgcctagaaaagagaaaaagtccAAACAACTTGTGTACAAGATGATGATCTCCCACAAtgctctttttccttctcccacaGCAACTATTCCAGTGGGCCGAGTACAGGTGGGCCCACGCCGTGCCGGATGCATACCAGCTCCAGAGGCTTCTGATCCAAGTTGGGGATGTGTCTCTTCAGGCTCCTTCTCGGAGCTGACACTGGACTCAGTTCGGCTCTGGTTACTCTCAGGAACCAGGAGTCCTGTCGGCTCAGCATTTTGGGAACATAGCCACTTATCCTCATCCTCTTTAGTGGCATTCTCCTAGACTTGCAGACTATTATCTAGATTTCCATTTCAACAAACTGCTTTATTGACCAAGTCTGCCTTTCCCATCAGGCTCTGTAAGGGCAGAGATGTGTCAGCTTTGCTCTTGCTTTATCTTCAGTACTTAGAATAGAGCTTGGTCCAGTGAAGGCATTCAAGTATTTGTTAAAGAATTACCTGTTACTTCAGACAAGACAAAGGTCGGGACAAATAGCCAACTTCACAGGGCAGGCAATAAACATAGGGAACATTACTTCATGACTGTCCTTGAGGCAGTTAAATGGACAAGGATTTGTTTGGATAGATTTGGGGATAATGACTGACATCATAGAATGCTGGTAAAGCCCCCAGATAGAAATTggctttagggaattccctggtggtccagtggttaggactcaagaGTTTCCACTGCCAGGagcacgagtttgatccctagttggggaactaagattctgcaaaccGCACAGTGTGgcccggaaaaaaaaaaaaaagagagagactttaAGACTGCCCTATTCTCTTCTGGAGTCAGAGGCTGATGCTTCTGGAGGAAGCGAGTCACTGTCAATCACAGCAGCATTTCcctggttttttattttaaatgtatctaCTATTGTTacctgaactgaaatatataaaataatgcacAGGACACAATTTCTGTAAATACTTTTCAAGGTTTTATTGCAAACCAAAGTTGGTTTATCACACACACGAAAAGGTGTGTGGTAGGGAGGGGAGAAAGAATTGTACATATTATAACCATGTTAATTACAGTACATTAAAATGGTGGTTTACATTACAAATAAGCCTGTAAGTTTAAATATACTAGTGTTATAACCCAATGTACAGACTTTCTTTATACAATACATACAATTATcaggaatgcaaaaaaaaaaaaaaacacaacataaataatgcccattttataggtgacattttaaacaatgaaaacacCAGGCTCTGACTGACAACTGGGGCATTGGTCCATAAAAACCctttctaaaaatagaaatatttgtagCAGCAATGCTTTCTTTAAGCATCTGGATACAAGTCATTGCAAGACCattttcaataaattttagttattaactatatcttacaaaaaaaaaaaaacagtctacaCATAAATTTATCTTCCAAATATGGAAGAAACAAACAATGTCCCACGTTGTAGTGTCCTGCAAGTGTCACATTGATGCCTATAACTGAGTCCTTCTGTGAGCAAGCATACCACACTCATACGGCAGATCACACAGGGAGTCCACAAGGAGAAACAGAGAACGAAAACACTCGGCAACAGGAAAAGCTTTGGAGCTAACACGATCTCATCAGAAAAGGCACATTTCATAAGATTCGTTATCCTGGCCCGGACAGACCTCCAGAAGCTCCTTCTCAAAACAGCGTCCGCCTGCCAATGAGACCACTGCATCTGTCTCGGGCGGCCCTCTACTGCTCATTTCAGAGATAGCACCACATTGGAAGgaagaataaagaggaaaatcTCACAAGCTCACTGAGGAGGATGTGCTCTTCGAAAAGCTTCCAGCAAACAGTGTGCAATAAGACTGCCAAGATGTGCAAGCTTCCAGGGATGTGCAAATTCTCTTTTAAGATGTCCTGTCAGCTGGCAGCTCTGCCAAAAGGTTAACTAAAAAATCCTTTGCAACCAACCCTAAGACCGTTCAGAGGAAAGAGTCCATGGGAGGTGCATAGGAAAAGCCCAGGAAGGCCTCAGCCGCTTCCTTGACGCTGGCTGTGAGAAGGAGGCTGTCCGGGGACCGGCCGATGGAGTTGGGGACCGGCTCTTCAGTGAACTCAGGATCAAAGTGTCGCAGGTCGCTGGGTCCGCTCTGTTGcaggaagaggaaaacaaaacaaaacatgctcCATGTCAAGAATTCACAGTGGAGACAAGGCAGGGAAATTCTTGTGCAAGCTTTAGGAGCTATATAGAGACCATCACAAACCATTTCAAGCACAAAACCCACAGGCCATGTAAAGTTTAAACTATGAAGGTCATGTTTTCTGTCTGTCTTTTGCTACTTTAATTTATAAATGTGTTGAAAAATTATGTGAGCTTCATTGAGATAGAAGTTCTACTTTTTCTGTGGGTAAAATAATGGTTTATGAATAAAATATCTGCCAATTTATTCCTTGgggggccccccacccccaccagtgcCATCAACTCTGCCTTAAAAGAGAAGCCCTTGGGTTTCCATACATGCCCAAGAGAGCTACTCACCACATTTGGGTTAAAAGGGGGAGTAATCTTCTTATTAATGAGATCTTCCCAGTTAATTAGGGAGAAGAAGACATGATTCTTAATCTCCATCTGTTGAGAAAGAAACATGAATTTAGATGCCTAAAATTCAAGAAGGGTAGTGAGATCTAGTGCTCTACCCAGACAGCCCAGGAGGACAGGAAAAGTGACTCACAAAGTCATCCTTGGCACCCAGCCTCTTTGTCCTGTCCTTCTGCAGGAGGCCTTCCAGGACATGTCTTGCAGAGTTTGTAATATTTGGCTTCAACTGGAGGGGCTTGTTCAGAATGTTGTCGTACATCTCAGCTGTGTTTCGGCTATAAAAGGGAGGCTGAAAGAAGGGGGAGGATTACTCACTAGTCAACTGGAAGTTCTGGAGAGCACTCATTACCAGTAAAGACTCAGACTGTAATGCATGAAGCTGGATTTGACAAAGTCTATCACTTGATAGGTTTTCTTTGCCCTGGATTTTTCAGTGTCTGTATTTTGCCACCCTGATGGGGGGTGGGAGTAGATGCTAATAAGCCATGTTTTTCACTCTCACATACATTAAGTGTGGTCAAACCTAGTAAAGTGTGAACTTAGAAAAATCCACCAGGTAAGGGTTTATCTTAAGACACCAATAATTTAACCAATATGCCTGTCACATCAGCATTTGTTAAGCTTACTGATAAAGGGAGAGACATGATGATCAAGTCTGCAAAAGGGTTTGTGTGCCCAGATGAATCTAGAGGGAGAAATGTATCAACCCAGGGCAATATTCCCCGATTCTCAATGGGCTACTCACCAGGCCATACAGCATCTCATATAAGACGGCCCCCAGGCACCACCAGTCCACGGTTCTATCATAGGGCTGCTTATGAAGCACCTCAGGCGCCAGATACTGAAAGACCAGGAAAAGAGAGTTCAGAGCCCCCCCTGAAACCAGGCACTGCCAAGACCATGGGTGCGCCTTCAAAGGGCTGAGACACACTGGGTCTACTTGGAGGATATATTTCTCTAGACTACTTCCTGataaaattgatgcctttgaggCTGACCGTCCACTTATATGTCCTGATATTTAGAAAGCTAGTGGGTACCCCTCAGCTATCTTGAGAATTTAGAAACCTTCTATGACCATGGATCTTATCAACAGCTCATTTTAATTAAAGCAACATGAGGCTATGGAATTTCTTATGCCTCCAAGAGTAAATGCATTTTACTTGCACTGAACTGGACTAGAACACTTCTAAGAATACTCTTTCAGTAGTTAAAGGCACTAGTGCAATGATCTCTTCCTGGAGGAGTGGGTAGACCAGGCACCAAATCAAGAGTGTGCCTACCTCGGGCGTGCCGCAGAAGGTGGACGTTGTGCCATTGTGTTCAATGTTCTCCTTGCAGAGTCCAAAGTCAGTAAGGACAATGTGTCCTTGTGAATCTAGCAAAATATTCTCTGGTTTTAagtctctgtttaaaaaaaaaaaaaaaagtagtcacATAAATTAATTTCACTGCATGAGTAATTCCTGTAAAGATCATTGCTAGGGCTGTTAGAAGCACTTAATATTCACTGTAGTTGTGTTAGTAAATCTAAAAGGGAGTCCTTGTTCTGTTAATCTATTCTGAATTAGGCACAATCCATATTGGCTAGTTGCCTAGTGGAAGGGAGTCAAGACCAGTCACATGCTGGAGATTTGGTTTTAGGTGAACAAATTATG from the Bos taurus isolate L1 Dominette 01449 registration number 42190680 breed Hereford chromosome 9, ARS-UCD2.0, whole genome shotgun sequence genome contains:
- the SGK1 gene encoding serine/threonine-protein kinase Sgk1 isoform X3: MKEEAIKSPLKAFMKQRRMGLNDFIQKIANNSYACKHPEVQSILKISPPQEPELMNANPSPPPSPSQQINLGPSSNPHAKPSDFHFLKVIGKGSFGKVLLARHKAEEAFYAVKVLQKKAILKKKEEKHIMSERNVLLKNVKHPFLVGLHFSFQTADKLYFVLDYINGGELFYHLQRERCFLEPRARFYAAEIASALGYLHSLNIVYRDLKPENILLDSQGHIVLTDFGLCKENIEHNGTTSTFCGTPEYLAPEVLHKQPYDRTVDWWCLGAVLYEMLYGLPPFYSRNTAEMYDNILNKPLQLKPNITNSARHVLEGLLQKDRTKRLGAKDDFMEIKNHVFFSLINWEDLINKKITPPFNPNVSGPSDLRHFDPEFTEEPVPNSIGRSPDSLLLTASVKEAAEAFLGFSYAPPMDSFL